TTTTCTGGCCCGAGACGGACATCCGAATCCGTACGCCTACGGACTCATTGCCGATCGCCTTAGCGAAGATTTAGCTCGTCGTTAGAACTGGAAATAGAGAAACGGTTGGCTCACTGTAACACTATAAAGAATAAAACAAATGGAAAGCAAAACCGCCGAAATCGAATAAACCCAGATGGGTTTATCCGTAAGTTTCTCCAATATCGGAATCTTTCTATCCACGATATAATCTCCCGCCATGAGAGCAATAACCGCAACGAATAACGGAAGAGGAACGTCCAAGGGTAATCCTTTCGCCGCCGTAAAAGCTCGCACAGTCATGGTCCATGCGACGTCGATGCTGCCTTCATACCCGGGTGCCGCTTTTGCCCGGAAGAAAAACATCGATACTGCAAAGAAAAAGAAAGTATATGCAATTTTAATAATCTGCGGAACCTTTTCCCAAGCTTGAGAGATCCTGTTAAACGATAGAATAAAACGTTCTATTACCATTAAGAAAGCGTGAATCGCTCCCCAAATGATAAAATTCCAATCGGCGCCGTGCCAAATCCCGCTCACAAACGTAGTAAGAAACAGGTTTAGATACATTCTAGGAATGCCTTTCTTGTTACCACCGAGAGGAATATACACGTATTCTCTCAGCCAAGAACTGAACGAGATATGCCAACGCCTCCACAATTCGGTAATCGACTGGGATAAAAACGGTTCTCGAAAATTCGCCGGGATATGGTATCCCATAATCCGCCCTGTTCCGATCGCGACATCCGAATACCCGGAAAAATCACAGTAAACTTGAAAGGAGAATAAGACGGCAGAAATTGACAATGCCTCCCACCCGAAAACCGAAGGATTTCCGTAGACGGGATCGATGATTAAGGCAATGGGATCCGCGACAAAGGTTTTCTTAAATAATCCCCACGCGATTTGACGAATACCCGGAAGCAGATTCTCGTTCCGGAACCGATACTCTTCCAAAAACTGATGGAGCATATCCTGAGCCCGAATGATCGGCCCAGCCACTAATTGCGGGAAGAAACTCAAAAACAGACCGAACTGAAAAAGATTCTTGGCTCGCCCCACATGGCCGCGATATACGTCCACCGCATAAGCGATCGCTTGCAAAGTAAAGAAAGAGATTCCCATCGGAAGGAGAACCCCCGAGGGATAAGCGTAGCAAGATTCGCACGGCTGCAATCCAAGAATCGTATTCCAAGCGATAAAGGAAAAATCCAGATATTTGAAAAAATAGAGAAGAAGTAAATTTCCCCATACGACTAAATTCAAAAAAAATAATTTTCCGGATTTAGTGACTGCCTTATCCATCCACACTACGCAATAGTAAGTCAGGACTATCGAATAAATTAATAGCGCTACGAACGGAACCCTGAAAACCGCATAAAAGTAAAGGCTCGTTAAAAGTAGCCACCACTTCTGAAACCTAGCGGGAAGTAGAAAATAAACCGCGATGACGACGGGCGCAAAAATTAAATATTGAACCGAATTAAAGAGCAAATGGGCTCTCCTTTAAATGTTTGGCAATCGCTTCCGCCAACCATTGGTTTCCGATTTTCGTAAAATGTCCGTCTTCCGGAATAAAATGATCTAGTATACCGATGCGCCGACCATCCGTTCCGATCTTGCACATGCTTACCGTATCTTTTTTCAGTTTCATGACCGGGATTCCTTTCTTTTCGAAATAGGAGGCCGACCGAATCGCGTAATTTTCCAGCTTATGATATTTCCCGTTATTATAGCAGTATATCTCTTCCACTTGAATGGGAACAATCACGGGAATCAATCGAAACCCCTTCTCTTTTGCAAGAGCGATCATTCCATCATAGCTGCGTTGCGTTAACTCCGGTAAAGATTCCAACTCGGTAATATTCGGAACAGTATCCGTACAATGAACGTCGGCAGGAATCGGTTCCGGACAGACCGGTCCTAATACGGCGTCCTTTATTACCGGCGCTAAGGGAGAGCAATCCGGCCGCGTCGGAGGACGATAGAAGGAATTCTTAATATAAGATCCCAAGTTTTCCCCCGGTTGCGAATTCTTGGACATTCCGGCGGATTTTATTTCGTTCGCGACATTCATTTTGGTCACTGCCGCGGTGACGGATAATTGCTCCCAGGCCAATTTCATAGCCTGCAAAGCGTAAGACCATTTCGTAAGTTCGAATTGGATTCTAAAATTTCTTTTATAGTTCGGATCCGTTTCCCTTACCGCATCCGTCTGATCGTCAGGCAAGATTCCTTTAGCGGCCAGCGCCTCGGGCATATCAAAATCATTCGGTGAAATGAAAAAAAGAACTTCGGAAACATGATCCAGTCGGGCTGCGATATCTTTCAGCCTCAAATACGAACCCGAAGAACCATAGGCATCCACTCCCAAATTCAGAGATTGCCGGGCGCCTCCCTTTAGCTCCAGACCATCCAGCAAAGCGCAGAAGGTATCAGGATCCCCCACTCCGAAACCCATCACAAGGCTATCGCCCAGACATAAAAGTTTCGGTTTCTCGGAAATCGGATCTTTTGTTCCACGCAAACCTAAGGAATTGGTGGAAATTTGACCCTCCCATTTCCCGGCAAAATGCCGTACAAAGAGAGACTGATTAGGCTCTAAGCCCACGTAGTAATCCGGGTGGTACTGGTGAAGAACTTTTAGATCTCTATAGTATTGGAGAGAAGGGGATCTGAGGAAGCGAAGTCCGACTTCCGTCCCCAGGAATGCAATTCCTACTAAAAAGAGGATCCATCCTGCCTTTTTCGCAAAATTCATGGATACGGGAAGCATCGGCGAAGGGGTCAGACTGGCAAGCCAATTCGATTCCGATAGGTCAGTTTCAATGGAAGGATTCGGTTCTCAAAAAAAAGATCTACTTTACAAGAAACCAGTCTAAACAATACAATCAATTTAGAATCGTTCTAAATTGATAGAGGTTTTCAGATATGTCTCATAAAGTCGTAATTATTGGTTCCGGTCCTGCCGGGCATACGGCAGCAATCTATACAGCGAGAGCCAATCTTCGCCCAGTAATGTATGAAGGTTTCATGGCTGGAGGAATTGCGGCCGGAGGTCAATTAACGACGACGACCGAAGTTGAAAATTTTCCCGGCTTTCCGGAAGGAATCGATGGAACTCACCTAACCCAGCTTTTTCGCGCCCAATCGGAAAAATACGGTACCACTATTCACACTCAAAATATTACGAAGGTGGATTTCTCTTCCCGCCCATTCAAGCTTTGGTCCGACGACGAATTAATCGAAGCGGACTCCGTTATTATCG
The sequence above is a segment of the Leptospira fainei serovar Hurstbridge str. BUT 6 genome. Coding sequences within it:
- a CDS encoding MBOAT family O-acyltransferase produces the protein MLFNSVQYLIFAPVVIAVYFLLPARFQKWWLLLTSLYFYAVFRVPFVALLIYSIVLTYYCVVWMDKAVTKSGKLFFLNLVVWGNLLLLYFFKYLDFSFIAWNTILGLQPCESCYAYPSGVLLPMGISFFTLQAIAYAVDVYRGHVGRAKNLFQFGLFLSFFPQLVAGPIIRAQDMLHQFLEEYRFRNENLLPGIRQIAWGLFKKTFVADPIALIIDPVYGNPSVFGWEALSISAVLFSFQVYCDFSGYSDVAIGTGRIMGYHIPANFREPFLSQSITELWRRWHISFSSWLREYVYIPLGGNKKGIPRMYLNLFLTTFVSGIWHGADWNFIIWGAIHAFLMVIERFILSFNRISQAWEKVPQIIKIAYTFFFFAVSMFFFRAKAAPGYEGSIDVAWTMTVRAFTAAKGLPLDVPLPLFVAVIALMAGDYIVDRKIPILEKLTDKPIWVYSISAVLLSICFILYSVTVSQPFLYFQF
- a CDS encoding LA_2490 family SGNH/GDSL-type esterase, with the translated sequence MNFAKKAGWILFLVGIAFLGTEVGLRFLRSPSLQYYRDLKVLHQYHPDYYVGLEPNQSLFVRHFAGKWEGQISTNSLGLRGTKDPISEKPKLLCLGDSLVMGFGVGDPDTFCALLDGLELKGGARQSLNLGVDAYGSSGSYLRLKDIAARLDHVSEVLFFISPNDFDMPEALAAKGILPDDQTDAVRETDPNYKRNFRIQFELTKWSYALQAMKLAWEQLSVTAAVTKMNVANEIKSAGMSKNSQPGENLGSYIKNSFYRPPTRPDCSPLAPVIKDAVLGPVCPEPIPADVHCTDTVPNITELESLPELTQRSYDGMIALAKEKGFRLIPVIVPIQVEEIYCYNNGKYHKLENYAIRSASYFEKKGIPVMKLKKDTVSMCKIGTDGRRIGILDHFIPEDGHFTKIGNQWLAEAIAKHLKESPFAL